TCTTTGGGAATCATTATTAGTGTAACTAAGAAAGAAGAAGAAATCGCTGAAGAGAAAGAAGAGAAAGAAAGAAGAAAAGAAGCGCTTCAAAGGTTAATTGATAAAGAATTGGCAGAAGAAGATTTGGCTGCTAATGAAATATATGAAGAAGAAGAAATGTATTCAATTCTGGATAATTCTAAAAATCCGATGAATGCAGTATTGAACAAATAAAATTAGAAAAGAATAGTTTAAGAACTATAACTTTTAAAAATATGACAAAGTATAGATTCATACTAAGTGGTGGTGGAACAGGAGGACATATTTATCCTGCAATTGCGATTGCAAACGAATTAAAATTACAATTTCCTGATGCTGAATTTCTTTTTGTAGGTGCCAAAGATAAAATGGAGATGCAAAAAGTCCCTCAGTCAGGATACGAGATAAAAGGGCTTTGGATTGCTGGTTTACAGCGAAAACTGACTTTGCAAAATCTGATCTTTCCATTAAAGTTAGCATCAAGTTTGTTAGAGTCAAAAAGAATTATCAGGCAATTTAAACCCAATGTAGTTATTGGTACAGGTGGTTTTGCAAGCGGACCTTTATTGCAGGCAGCAGGCTCGGCCGGAATACCTACAGTAATTCAGGAACAAAATTCATTTCCCGGGATAACAAATAAGCTGCTGAGCAAAAAAGCAAATGCAATTTGTGTAGCTTATGAGAATTTAGAACGTTTTTTTCCAAAAGAAAAAATTGTTTTAACAGGAAATCCGGTTCGTCAGGATTTGATTGATATTGATACAAAACGTAATGATGCTATTGCTTTTTATGGTTTAGATCCGAATAAAAAAACGCTGTTGGTTT
The Flavobacterium flavigenum genome window above contains:
- the murG gene encoding undecaprenyldiphospho-muramoylpentapeptide beta-N-acetylglucosaminyltransferase, which produces MTKYRFILSGGGTGGHIYPAIAIANELKLQFPDAEFLFVGAKDKMEMQKVPQSGYEIKGLWIAGLQRKLTLQNLIFPLKLASSLLESKRIIRQFKPNVVIGTGGFASGPLLQAAGSAGIPTVIQEQNSFPGITNKLLSKKANAICVAYENLERFFPKEKIVLTGNPVRQDLIDIDTKRNDAIAFYGLDPNKKTLLVLGGSLGARRVNQLIEKELDNFLSQNVQVIWQCGKLYFEDYKKYNQQDVKVVDFIERMDFVYAAADVIISRAGASSVSELCIVGKPVIFIPSPNVAEDHQTKNAQAIVDAKGAILLRESELDSQFSIVFEALLKDEGKQNQLSDNIKKLARPNATKVIVDEIRKLL